One Mycobacterium kubicae genomic window carries:
- a CDS encoding IS30 family transposase codes for MGSSCSIPPPFRSLGIGGGRATSPHRGPAQRRPRSPHNGGSPWSAGCDESRTSGAEGGPGKRARSNPGTAPRSDPYIIGNNHLSAIGTLVERQTRMLRLVHLPRSDADSLHAALVARMKDLPPTLMRSITWDQGTEMARHLATTDKLGAPVYFCDSRSPWQRGTNENTNGLLRDYFPKGVTLISHPPEQLLAVEHELNHRPRMVLQDRCPADLFAALLVSSDPSVLRR; via the coding sequence ATGGGATCGTCATGTTCGATACCACCACCGTTCCGATCACTCGGTATCGGTGGCGGGCGAGCAACATCCCCACACCGTGGACCAGCACAGCGGCGACCTCGGTCCCCGCATAACGGTGGCAGTCCGTGGAGCGCCGGATGCGACGAGAGTCGCACGTCCGGTGCGGAGGGCGGGCCGGGGAAACGGGCCAGGAGCAATCCCGGCACCGCGCCCCGGTCCGACCCCTACATCATCGGTAATAACCACCTCTCGGCGATCGGCACTCTGGTCGAACGCCAGACCCGGATGCTGCGGTTGGTGCATCTGCCTCGCAGTGACGCCGACTCCCTGCACGCGGCCTTGGTGGCCCGCATGAAGGATCTGCCACCCACGCTGATGCGGTCGATCACCTGGGACCAGGGCACCGAGATGGCGCGCCACCTTGCCACCACCGACAAGCTCGGCGCGCCCGTCTACTTCTGCGACTCCAGATCACCCTGGCAACGCGGCACGAACGAGAACACCAACGGACTGCTGCGCGACTACTTCCCGAAGGGCGTCACCCTCATCAGCCACCCGCCGGAGCAGTTGTTGGCCGTCGAACACGAACTCAACCATCGCCCCCGCATGGTCCTCCAAGACCGTTGCCCCGCCGATCTATTCGCTGCCCTGTTAGTCTCGAGTGATCCGTCGGTGTTGCGACGTTGA
- the ltrA gene encoding group II intron reverse transcriptase/maturase, which yields MNTGELSWPDPDQAAWQVRQMQRKLHHWAVEDSDRRFDDVFNLVHHPDFLTVAWERVRGNKGARSAGVDRLTPASITGDAETVAFLSHVRTELKARTFAPLPVREILIPKPGSSKLRRLGIPTAMDRTVQASLLLVLEPIFEADFEPVSYGFRPRRRAQDAIAEIHALGTRNYHWVFEADIAACFDELAHSAIMERVRTRIVDKRVLALIKAFLKAGIMSGDGTVRESDTGTPQGGILSPLLANIALTVLDAHFRVKWDAHRTSQRRDAHRKRGGATYRIVRYADDFVIMVAGTKAHADALWDEVADVIAPLGLRLSVEKTQVCHLDEGFDFLGFRIQRRRKKGTNKAAVYTYPSKKALLSIMTKVRALTKKARHHGLADLLGRLNPVLRGWCAYFRHGVSKATFGYLDSFAWHRVTQWLLKRHKRITWAELYRRFLTGRPGNRPQENGIVMFDTTTVPITRYRWRASNIPTPWTSTAATSVPA from the coding sequence GTGAATACCGGTGAGCTGTCATGGCCCGATCCCGATCAGGCGGCATGGCAGGTACGACAGATGCAACGCAAGCTGCACCACTGGGCGGTCGAAGATTCCGACCGCCGCTTTGATGATGTGTTCAACCTCGTCCACCACCCGGACTTTCTCACCGTCGCGTGGGAACGGGTGCGGGGCAACAAGGGCGCACGCTCAGCCGGTGTCGACCGGCTGACTCCTGCGTCCATAACCGGAGATGCCGAGACGGTGGCGTTCCTGAGCCACGTTCGAACCGAACTGAAGGCACGGACATTTGCTCCACTTCCGGTGCGGGAGATACTCATTCCCAAACCAGGGAGCAGCAAACTCAGGCGGCTCGGTATTCCCACGGCGATGGACCGCACGGTTCAAGCGTCGTTGCTGTTGGTGTTGGAGCCGATCTTCGAGGCGGATTTCGAGCCGGTCAGTTACGGTTTCCGTCCCCGACGTCGCGCTCAGGACGCGATCGCCGAGATACATGCTTTGGGGACCCGGAACTATCACTGGGTCTTCGAGGCTGACATCGCGGCGTGTTTCGACGAACTGGCTCACTCCGCCATCATGGAACGAGTACGCACGCGGATCGTCGACAAGCGGGTCCTGGCCCTGATCAAGGCATTCCTGAAGGCGGGCATCATGTCTGGCGACGGAACGGTCAGGGAATCTGATACCGGCACACCCCAGGGTGGCATACTCTCACCGCTGCTGGCCAACATCGCTCTGACGGTGTTGGACGCACATTTCCGTGTGAAATGGGATGCCCATCGGACATCTCAGCGGCGAGATGCCCATCGCAAACGTGGCGGGGCCACCTATCGGATCGTCCGCTATGCCGACGATTTCGTGATCATGGTGGCCGGAACCAAAGCGCACGCGGACGCATTATGGGACGAAGTCGCGGATGTCATTGCCCCACTGGGGCTACGGCTATCCGTGGAGAAGACCCAGGTATGCCACCTCGACGAGGGGTTCGACTTTCTCGGATTCCGCATCCAGCGGCGCCGCAAGAAGGGCACGAACAAGGCAGCTGTCTACACCTACCCGTCGAAGAAGGCGCTGCTTTCGATCATGACGAAGGTGCGGGCGCTGACCAAGAAGGCACGTCATCATGGCCTTGCTGATCTCCTCGGACGCCTCAACCCGGTGCTCCGAGGATGGTGTGCGTATTTCCGTCACGGTGTGTCGAAGGCAACCTTCGGATACCTCGATTCCTTTGCCTGGCATCGGGTCACCCAGTGGCTGCTCAAACGGCACAAGCGGATCACGTGGGCGGAGCTCTACCGGCGGTTCCTGACCGGAAGGCCAGGCAATCGTCCGCAAGAGAATGGGATCGTCATGTTCGATACCACCACCGTTCCGATCACTCGGTATCGGTGGCGGGCGAGCAACATCCCCACACCGTGGACCAGCACAGCGGCGACCTCGGTCCCCGCATAA
- a CDS encoding integrase, with protein sequence MPLTEVRTRPHRLASRRRLVEILSHFDLLKDDTEPPIRAWIDRVTAELPPGFAEPAHHWLLTLLVGGARARPRSPRTLYSYFGSVKPLLAHWSTSYEHLREVTRADVDAALRPFQGNQRHNLIKALRSLFRHAKKNALVFSNPTAGLKSQPVDQDLLPITDDEVRSIEQLASEPLERLVVALSVEHACRTAVIRKLTLDDIDLPNRRITLAGHNQRLGELTHIALNTWLDHRRDRWPHTPNRHVLLTTKTALRTTPVSQKSVKPSLSDNGFTIERIRADRILHEALTAGPDPLHLSLVFGISHNTARRYTTVAERLLSDELEQPVEP encoded by the coding sequence GTGCCGCTCACCGAGGTTCGAACCCGGCCGCATCGGCTCGCGTCCCGTCGCAGGCTCGTCGAAATCCTATCCCACTTCGACCTGCTGAAAGACGACACCGAACCTCCGATCCGTGCCTGGATCGACCGCGTCACCGCGGAACTTCCGCCAGGATTCGCCGAGCCGGCCCACCACTGGCTCCTTACCCTGTTGGTCGGCGGCGCACGTGCTCGCCCACGATCACCGAGGACGCTCTACAGCTACTTCGGCTCGGTCAAGCCCCTTCTCGCGCACTGGTCCACCTCCTACGAGCATCTCAGGGAGGTCACCAGGGCCGACGTCGACGCGGCGCTGCGGCCGTTTCAGGGAAACCAGCGCCACAATCTGATCAAGGCGCTGCGGTCGCTGTTCCGGCACGCCAAGAAGAATGCTCTGGTCTTCAGCAACCCAACAGCGGGTTTGAAGAGCCAACCAGTAGACCAGGACCTCCTGCCCATCACCGATGACGAGGTGCGCTCGATCGAACAGCTCGCCAGCGAACCGCTTGAACGCCTCGTCGTGGCGCTGAGCGTCGAACATGCCTGCCGCACAGCCGTTATACGCAAACTCACGCTCGACGACATCGACCTGCCGAACCGGCGGATCACCCTTGCCGGACACAACCAACGGCTCGGTGAGCTCACCCACATCGCGCTGAACACATGGCTCGACCACCGCCGGGACAGATGGCCCCACACTCCGAACCGGCACGTTCTACTCACGACGAAAACTGCATTGCGCACAACGCCGGTCAGTCAAAAATCGGTGAAACCATCGTTGAGCGACAATGGATTCACGATCGAACGCATCCGTGCCGACCGAATCCTTCACGAAGCGCTGACCGCAGGCCCGGACCCACTGCACCTGTCTCTCGTCTTCGGCATCTCCCACAACACCGCACGGCGCTACACCACCGTGGCCGAACGGCTGCTCAGCGACGAACTCGAGCAGCCGGTAGAACCGTAG
- a CDS encoding helix-turn-helix domain-containing protein, which produces MKWNLRLAAANRGIWKASELQRMLADRGLVISAGKMSGLWSGNPNAIKLNDLDVICAVLGCGVDELLIPEPETVAAATPVTDDESAAVGEARSVTPRTRAGRSLPPR; this is translated from the coding sequence ATGAAATGGAACCTGCGATTGGCCGCGGCCAATCGCGGCATCTGGAAGGCCAGCGAACTCCAGCGGATGCTCGCCGACCGCGGTCTGGTCATCAGCGCCGGCAAGATGTCGGGCCTGTGGTCGGGCAACCCCAACGCCATCAAACTGAACGACCTGGACGTCATCTGCGCCGTCCTCGGCTGCGGGGTCGACGAGTTGCTGATTCCCGAACCCGAAACCGTGGCAGCGGCCACGCCCGTCACCGACGACGAGTCAGCGGCGGTCGGTGAGGCCCGGTCGGTCACGCCGCGCACTCGCGCCGGCAGGTCGCTGCCGCCGCGATGA